From [Clostridium] symbiosum, a single genomic window includes:
- a CDS encoding TRAP transporter large permease, with protein MTIGMFMLMFFIMILLNIPIVYCMFIPSLVFLYTNGIPLNVIPQRMIAGVDSFSLLAVPLFVLAGAVMNSSGITDRIFYFAQKMLGHLTGGLGYANVAASVIFAGMSGSAIADAGGLGAVEVQAMKQHGYDEDFSLAVTGASSIIGPIIPPSIPAIIFAVSAEVSVGRLFVAGVVPGLLMACTMCFLVYMTCRKRNYVKDKRASAGEKWQAFKRAFFPLMTPVIILAGTFSGVFTPTETASATVVYSLILGFAYRSIGIREIPGVLMDTARTTVSVMTIVSASALFSWVLTYAKFPEVMAAAFTGFVTSKALALIVINVLLLIVGTFMDNSAAIPILAPVLLPIAVSYGVDPIHFGIIMILNLMIGLLTPPVGMVLYVLVGMSDVPMEKIVKCMLPFILILSALLLVITFVPGISMALPTLFFK; from the coding sequence ATGACCATTGGAATGTTTATGCTCATGTTTTTCATTATGATCCTGTTGAATATTCCTATTGTATACTGCATGTTTATTCCCTCCCTCGTGTTTCTCTATACAAATGGGATTCCGCTCAATGTGATTCCCCAGCGGATGATTGCAGGCGTGGACTCATTTTCCCTGCTGGCGGTTCCGCTGTTTGTACTGGCGGGAGCGGTAATGAACAGTTCGGGAATCACGGACCGCATTTTCTACTTTGCGCAGAAGATGCTGGGACATCTGACCGGCGGGCTGGGTTACGCCAATGTGGCGGCCAGTGTCATCTTTGCCGGAATGTCGGGTTCCGCCATTGCCGACGCAGGAGGCCTGGGAGCCGTGGAAGTGCAGGCAATGAAACAGCATGGGTACGATGAGGATTTCAGCCTCGCCGTGACGGGGGCGTCGTCGATTATCGGCCCTATCATACCGCCCAGTATACCGGCCATCATTTTTGCCGTCTCTGCCGAGGTATCGGTGGGCAGGCTGTTTGTGGCAGGCGTCGTGCCGGGACTTCTGATGGCATGTACAATGTGCTTCTTAGTATATATGACATGCAGGAAACGCAATTACGTCAAAGACAAAAGAGCCTCCGCGGGAGAAAAATGGCAGGCTTTCAAGCGGGCGTTTTTCCCACTGATGACTCCTGTTATTATTCTTGCGGGAACATTTTCCGGTGTATTTACCCCCACCGAAACGGCGAGTGCAACGGTTGTCTACAGCCTGATACTGGGCTTTGCCTACCGTTCCATCGGAATCCGGGAAATCCCCGGGGTTCTGATGGATACGGCCAGGACAACGGTCAGCGTTATGACGATTGTATCGGCGTCGGCGTTATTTTCCTGGGTTCTTACCTATGCCAAATTCCCGGAAGTGATGGCGGCGGCATTTACCGGATTTGTGACGAGTAAGGCTCTGGCTCTGATTGTAATCAATGTGCTGCTGCTGATTGTCGGTACATTTATGGATAACTCGGCGGCAATTCCGATTCTGGCTCCCGTGCTTCTGCCCATAGCGGTTTCTTATGGAGTGGATCCGATTCATTTCGGAATTATCATGATTCTGAATCTGATGATTGGGCTTTTGACGCCTCCGGTGGGCATGGTTCTTTATGTGCTGGTGGGCATGTCCGATGTGCCGATGGAAAAAATTGTGAAATGCATGCTGCCGTTTATATTAATTTTATCCGCGCTTTTGTTGGTGATAACATTTGTGCCGGGTATCTCGATGGCGCTGCCGACGCTGTTTTTTAAATAG
- a CDS encoding sialic acid TRAP transporter substrate-binding protein SiaP: MRKIGLASILLMAALAGTTIGCGGSGNSQLAQSAAQSGNTGENTEQAGSSAAETEKKEAADDGKVYEITLGTVWAPEHYFAKGMDEMAKELEEKSGGRFIVKNYHNCTLGSEKDLTDGVSMGTVTLACLGPGQVGNLYAPLLVFDAPYLIQNNDHMQAISRSEVCREIWEDAAKTIGVRPLGSLYLGSRFITTSKKKVTVPDDLKGLKIRVPDQPISIAEFKAFGANPTPMAYSEVYLALQQNVVDGQENPLVQISTAKFFEVQKYLSNTGHVVQMINPCINEDFYQSLPEALRVLLTDTVEAYCVKLSEESVEQEETLLKELLDQGMELCEADKDAFREKAKSVIQEFEQQWGEGIYEDLQNVAY; this comes from the coding sequence CTGGCGCAGAGCGCGGCTCAAAGCGGGAACACGGGTGAAAACACGGAGCAGGCAGGTTCATCGGCGGCTGAGACGGAGAAGAAAGAGGCGGCGGATGACGGAAAGGTGTATGAGATCACGCTGGGAACCGTATGGGCGCCGGAACATTATTTCGCCAAGGGAATGGACGAGATGGCGAAAGAGCTTGAAGAAAAATCGGGAGGACGTTTTATCGTCAAGAATTACCATAACTGTACATTGGGAAGCGAGAAGGACTTAACAGATGGAGTTTCCATGGGGACCGTGACTCTGGCCTGCCTGGGGCCCGGCCAGGTCGGCAACCTGTATGCGCCGCTTCTTGTATTCGACGCTCCGTATCTGATTCAGAACAACGACCATATGCAGGCAATTTCCAGGAGTGAAGTATGCAGGGAAATTTGGGAAGACGCTGCAAAGACAATCGGGGTAAGGCCTCTCGGCAGCCTGTACCTGGGCAGCCGTTTTATCACGACGTCCAAGAAAAAAGTGACGGTTCCGGATGATTTAAAGGGCCTCAAGATAAGAGTGCCGGATCAGCCGATCAGCATTGCGGAGTTTAAGGCGTTCGGGGCTAATCCGACTCCGATGGCATACAGTGAGGTCTATCTGGCGCTTCAGCAGAATGTAGTAGATGGACAGGAGAATCCACTGGTTCAGATTTCAACCGCAAAGTTCTTTGAAGTCCAGAAGTACCTCAGCAATACGGGTCATGTTGTCCAGATGATCAACCCATGCATCAATGAGGATTTCTATCAGTCTCTTCCGGAAGCCCTGCGGGTTCTGCTTACGGATACGGTGGAGGCATACTGTGTGAAGCTGAGTGAGGAGAGTGTGGAACAGGAGGAAACACTGCTTAAGGAACTGCTTGACCAGGGAATGGAACTCTGTGAGGCGGATAAAGACGCTTTCAGGGAAAAGGCAAAGTCCGTGATTCAGGAGTTTGAACAGCAATGGGGAGAAGGCATTTACGAAGATCTCCAGAATGTAGCGTATTAA
- a CDS encoding MATE family efflux transporter, whose protein sequence is MEHKMFATLSPLKLFFRCALPSMAGMAVSSLYMVADGIFVGKFIGAGALAAINLVMPIIMISFALADMVAVGSSVQISIRLGQGKEKEACSVFSFSSLFIVAISCLVGLAGYFGGAWAVRLMGAGTDVLDAAARYMRVYAVFAPFIMIFFALDNYLRVCGKTIYSMGMNIFIALSNLFLDWLFIVHFRMGVSSAALASCISLTIGTVIGLLPFFTRKLVLRFVTPRIPWHILKNIIGNGSSEFFSNISASVFMVIMNTVLLKLSGSMAVAAFSIVMYIDSFVSSMLFGMVDALQPAVSYNYGAKKYNRMFGLEKILMAAGAVISISAMIFMLTGGRFIIPFFMEGNQPELLAISSRAMRLFSFSYLVNWIGTAASSFFTAMNRPVISLAISSGQTFVFPLCSLLVLPAFLGIDGVWLTSLSAEVMTALLAISFMVWFRKKLN, encoded by the coding sequence ATGGAACATAAAATGTTTGCCACTCTCTCACCCCTGAAGCTGTTTTTCCGCTGCGCCCTTCCGAGTATGGCGGGAATGGCGGTTTCATCTCTGTACATGGTGGCCGACGGTATTTTTGTCGGCAAATTTATCGGTGCAGGAGCTCTGGCCGCAATCAACCTTGTCATGCCCATTATTATGATCAGCTTTGCATTGGCCGACATGGTGGCCGTCGGCTCCTCCGTCCAGATTTCCATCCGGCTCGGACAGGGAAAAGAGAAAGAGGCCTGCAGCGTTTTCAGCTTCAGCTCCCTCTTTATCGTCGCCATCTCCTGCCTGGTAGGCCTGGCAGGATATTTTGGGGGCGCCTGGGCCGTCAGGCTCATGGGAGCCGGAACCGATGTCCTGGACGCAGCCGCACGGTACATGCGCGTATATGCCGTTTTTGCCCCATTTATCATGATTTTCTTTGCGCTCGACAATTACTTGAGAGTCTGCGGGAAAACGATTTACAGCATGGGAATGAATATTTTTATCGCACTTTCCAACCTGTTTCTCGACTGGCTTTTTATTGTGCATTTCCGAATGGGAGTTTCATCGGCTGCGCTGGCATCCTGTATCAGCCTGACCATCGGAACGGTAATCGGCCTGCTGCCGTTTTTTACCAGGAAACTCGTTCTGCGTTTTGTCACTCCCCGTATCCCGTGGCACATACTGAAAAACATCATCGGCAACGGCAGCTCGGAATTCTTTTCCAATATTTCCGCCTCCGTCTTCATGGTCATCATGAACACGGTGCTGCTCAAATTGTCCGGCTCGATGGCAGTCGCCGCTTTTTCGATTGTCATGTACATTGATTCCTTTGTCAGCTCGATGCTCTTTGGCATGGTGGACGCCCTGCAGCCCGCCGTCAGCTATAATTACGGAGCAAAAAAATACAACCGGATGTTCGGTCTGGAAAAAATCCTGATGGCGGCCGGGGCGGTTATCTCGATTTCCGCCATGATATTTATGCTCACAGGAGGGCGTTTCATCATCCCGTTTTTTATGGAGGGAAACCAGCCGGAACTGCTTGCCATATCATCCCGGGCCATGCGGCTTTTCTCCTTCTCCTATCTGGTAAACTGGATTGGGACGGCGGCAAGTTCCTTCTTTACGGCAATGAACCGGCCGGTCATCTCACTGGCCATCTCCTCCGGACAGACTTTTGTCTTTCCACTGTGTTCCCTCCTTGTCCTCCCCGCTTTTCTGGGGATCGACGGGGTCTGGCTGACGTCACTGTCGGCGGAGGTTATGACCGCCCTTCTTGCAATATCCTTTATGGTGTGGTTCCGTAAAAAATTAAACTGA
- a CDS encoding alcohol dehydrogenase catalytic domain-containing protein, whose amino-acid sequence MSGNKMMKTARLYEPCRIVMEEERIPEIGETQVLLKILCFGVCGSDMQIYHGKHKAVTMPVVMGHEMAAVVVKTGACVRQFKEGDKVTVEPQIMCGSCYPCLTGRFNVCENLKVMGVHVDGCNCEYYAVEEKYLHHIPSDMEPEKAAFSEPLAVAVGCVGRSRRIQGGNVLVVGAGTIGNLVLQAAKAAGAKRILAADRNEERLCYAKICGADDTANTETVDLKTAVKECFGDRKADVIIDCAAVPAVFKQILHAARPDSDIILTGNYKEPVDFEIPLIQRREINLLGHMMYVREDFETAIRLLYEGKIEMSQTVSQRYPFSRYPEALEFADRNPDKVMKMMIYMDERIDG is encoded by the coding sequence GTGTCCGGGAATAAAATGATGAAAACTGCAAGGCTGTATGAGCCATGCAGGATTGTGATGGAAGAGGAAAGAATACCGGAGATTGGGGAAACGCAGGTTTTGTTGAAGATTTTATGCTTTGGCGTGTGCGGCAGTGATATGCAGATTTATCACGGAAAGCATAAAGCTGTTACTATGCCCGTTGTGATGGGGCATGAGATGGCGGCTGTCGTGGTAAAAACGGGAGCCTGTGTCAGGCAGTTTAAAGAGGGGGACAAGGTTACCGTGGAGCCTCAAATTATGTGCGGTTCCTGTTACCCCTGTCTGACCGGCCGCTTTAATGTCTGCGAGAATTTAAAAGTGATGGGCGTGCATGTGGACGGATGCAACTGCGAGTACTATGCGGTGGAGGAGAAGTATCTTCATCACATACCTTCCGATATGGAACCGGAGAAAGCGGCGTTTTCCGAACCGCTGGCGGTAGCGGTAGGGTGCGTCGGGAGAAGCCGGAGGATACAGGGAGGTAATGTTCTCGTCGTCGGGGCCGGGACCATCGGAAACCTCGTGCTGCAGGCCGCAAAAGCTGCGGGTGCAAAGCGGATACTGGCGGCGGACAGGAATGAAGAACGTCTCTGCTATGCAAAAATATGCGGGGCAGACGATACGGCCAATACGGAAACAGTGGATCTTAAAACCGCTGTAAAAGAGTGCTTTGGAGACAGGAAAGCAGATGTTATCATAGACTGTGCCGCAGTTCCGGCAGTATTTAAACAGATACTGCATGCGGCCAGACCGGATTCCGATATCATTCTGACGGGAAATTATAAAGAGCCGGTGGACTTTGAAATTCCCCTGATCCAGAGGAGGGAGATCAATCTGCTGGGACATATGATGTATGTCCGGGAGGATTTTGAGACGGCCATCCGTCTTCTCTATGAAGGGAAAATTGAGATGTCCCAAACCGTGAGCCAGAGATATCCCTTCAGCCGGTATCCGGAGGCTCTTGAGTTTGCGGACCGGAACCCGGATAAGGTAATGAAGATGATGATCTATATGGATGAGCGCATAGATGGGTAA
- a CDS encoding TRAP transporter small permease, translating into MMGKVKKIVGNLDQILMAATMAIVCILLIVQVFFRYVLNSPLIWSEECARYMFVWTVMLGLGYNVRTKNNISVSLVTSRLPKGVQRGMEYITDLIVLASYLFCLPPILKYLEAQSRIRSTAMRMPMGFLAVSVLIGVLSLLLQTVVSFAMKMKHDMEKRDTDRHGMEKHNVERRGEK; encoded by the coding sequence ATGATGGGAAAGGTGAAAAAAATAGTGGGAAACCTGGATCAGATTTTAATGGCCGCCACAATGGCGATTGTCTGCATCCTCCTGATTGTCCAGGTGTTTTTCAGATATGTTCTGAACAGTCCCCTCATATGGAGTGAGGAGTGCGCAAGATACATGTTTGTGTGGACCGTAATGCTGGGACTCGGATATAACGTCAGAACGAAAAACAATATTTCTGTTTCCCTTGTAACATCGCGGCTTCCGAAGGGTGTCCAGAGGGGGATGGAATACATAACGGATTTAATCGTGCTTGCCTCGTATCTGTTCTGCCTCCCGCCGATCCTGAAATACCTGGAGGCCCAGAGCCGGATCCGGTCGACGGCTATGCGGATGCCGATGGGGTTTCTGGCGGTGTCCGTTCTAATCGGCGTTCTGAGCCTCTTACTTCAGACTGTGGTATCCTTCGCCATGAAAATGAAGCATGACATGGAGAAGCGGGATACGGACAGGCACGGCATGGAAAAGCACAATGTGGAGAGGAGGGGTGAGAAATGA
- the iolC gene encoding 5-dehydro-2-deoxygluconokinase: MDKILFDRSKPRDLVAIGRSGVDLYPEQFAPMEQVVSFTKHVGGSPTNTAVQAAKMGLDTAFIGNVSGDKFGTYVKYYLEQEGIDTSAMTVEQEQNIRQSLAVAEQREKGKIEYFFYRQDPADLHLKMDAVKESFISQFKVLLVSGASLCASPAREAVLLAVEYAKRNHVTVVFDPDYRREGWYSEEETSLYYHMVAGMADIIVSTREEFDILEKIVNPGNEDDRISAETYLGRGVKMVCMKRGEDGAAAYTRDGDVYYGAVMPAHVYKTLGAGDSFCGTLIAKLIEGETIPEALKFAAAAASITISGKSCSDSMPDKARLQSYMEAYSEGRIEQWDGWNQ, translated from the coding sequence ATGGACAAGATATTGTTTGACAGGAGCAAGCCCAGGGATCTTGTTGCCATCGGCCGTTCGGGAGTCGATCTGTATCCGGAACAGTTTGCCCCGATGGAACAGGTGGTCTCATTTACAAAACATGTGGGCGGTTCCCCGACCAATACGGCCGTGCAGGCGGCAAAGATGGGGCTGGACACGGCCTTTATCGGCAATGTTTCGGGCGATAAATTCGGAACCTATGTGAAATATTATCTGGAGCAGGAAGGCATCGACACATCCGCCATGACGGTGGAACAGGAACAGAATATCCGGCAGAGTCTGGCCGTTGCGGAACAGAGGGAAAAGGGAAAAATTGAGTATTTTTTCTACAGGCAGGATCCGGCGGATCTCCATCTCAAAATGGATGCGGTGAAAGAGAGTTTTATCAGCCAGTTTAAAGTCCTGCTTGTTTCCGGGGCGTCATTGTGTGCCAGCCCTGCAAGGGAGGCTGTGCTGCTGGCCGTCGAGTATGCAAAAAGGAATCATGTGACGGTGGTATTTGATCCCGATTACCGGCGCGAGGGATGGTATTCGGAGGAAGAGACTTCACTCTATTACCATATGGTGGCCGGGATGGCGGATATTATCGTATCCACCAGGGAAGAATTCGACATTTTGGAAAAAATTGTAAATCCGGGAAATGAGGACGACCGGATTTCTGCCGAAACTTATCTTGGCCGGGGCGTAAAGATGGTCTGCATGAAGCGGGGAGAAGACGGAGCGGCCGCCTATACCCGGGACGGAGATGTCTATTACGGCGCAGTCATGCCTGCTCATGTCTACAAAACGCTGGGAGCCGGAGATTCATTCTGCGGGACATTGATTGCAAAACTGATAGAAGGTGAGACAATACCGGAGGCTCTCAAATTTGCGGCAGCTGCGGCCTCCATAACCATCTCGGGCAAAAGCTGCTCTGATTCAATGCCGGACAAAGCCAGACTTCAAAGCTATATGGAGGCATACAGCGAGGGACGGATTGAACAGTGGGACGGCTGGAATCAGTAA
- a CDS encoding MarR family transcriptional regulator, which yields MNLRSSLNRLYYNMTIHDIRFINRSVTGNLSYNSVMYLDVIDFQENCTVSSLAETLRISKPAVTKKVNELIELGFVVKTQSEKDRRIHYLSVSDAVRKNSELYDRPYERALRTIEKEFDKEHLDLLCRILDTYSEEVMKEDGE from the coding sequence ATGAATTTAAGAAGCAGCCTCAACCGCCTCTACTACAATATGACAATCCATGATATCCGTTTTATCAACCGTTCCGTAACCGGAAATCTGTCGTACAACAGCGTCATGTATCTGGATGTCATTGATTTTCAGGAAAACTGCACCGTCAGTTCTCTGGCAGAGACGCTGAGGATATCAAAACCGGCCGTCACGAAGAAGGTAAATGAGCTGATTGAGCTGGGATTTGTTGTTAAGACACAGAGTGAGAAAGACCGGCGCATCCATTATCTGAGCGTCAGCGATGCAGTCCGTAAAAATTCAGAGCTCTATGACCGCCCCTACGAACGCGCACTCCGCACAATTGAAAAAGAATTTGATAAAGAGCATCTGGATCTACTCTGCCGTATCCTGGATACATACAGTGAAGAAGTAATGAAAGAGGATGGTGAATAA